The genomic segment GGGAGGCACATCGTGAAATGGGTCACCGCGGCCGTCCTGGGGCTGCTGATCGCGGCCGGTGTGATGGTCTTCGTCCGGCTGGTGCGCGGGCCGTCGATGCTCGACCGGGCGGTGGCGGTGGACGCGCTGCTGGCCGTCGTGGTCGCCGGCCTGGGCGCGCAGGCGGCGGCCGACCGCACCCCGTACTCGCTCCCGGTCCTGCTGGTGCTGGCCTTCCTCGGCTTCACCGGCTCGGTCGCGATCGCCCGCTTCATCGCCCTCCGGGACGAGGACTCGTCATGACCGCCCCGGACTGGGGTTCCGTGTGCGACTGGGCCGCCGCGGTCTTCCTGCTGCTCGGCGCCGCGCTCTGCTTCGTGGCCGGGGTCGGGCTGCTGCGGCTGCCCGACACCCTCACCCGGATGCACGCGGCGACCAAACCGCAGGTCCTGGGCCTGCTGCTGGTGCTGGCG from the Streptomyces sp. RKAG293 genome contains:
- a CDS encoding monovalent cation/H+ antiporter complex subunit F, which produces MKWVTAAVLGLLIAAGVMVFVRLVRGPSMLDRAVAVDALLAVVVAGLGAQAAADRTPYSLPVLLVLAFLGFTGSVAIARFIALRDEDSS